TAATCAAAAAACTGGAATAGTCGAATACTTCAGCAACTACATTAATTTTTTTATTTAAACAATAATCAGAAACGCTTATCCACTGCTGCTCAGAATATTCCTTTATATGATAATTTTCATACTTCGGATGATCTTCCGCAACTAACTCTTTTGCTCTGAAAAGTTGGAATTTAACATAGTCGCATTTAGCATCAACGGCTACATCAACCATCTTTAATAAGGTCTCCATTCTACCTTCGTGTGCACTGGCAATTTCTGCAATAACTTTAATATTCATATTTCATTTATTTTATCAATACTGCTCTGCAATGAGCAGCACTTGTGTCTTTAATACGCAATGGCAAACATGAAAATAAATATTCTCCTGTTTCAATTTCATTTAAGTTTAAAAGCAAAGGCGCCACCACCAATAGTTTTTCGTTAGCGGCAAACATTTTTTCAACAGGAAAATATTTGTCGTAAAAATCATCAATCATTGGAGTATCTGTTGCCAACAACATAAAATTTTGTTCAATAATCCAATCGGTTAAATCTTTGGTAAAGTAAGGCGAATCTTTAATATAGTTCTCGTTATTGCGGTTTACTCCCCAACCACAAGCAATTATTAATGAATCGTATAATTTCGAATCGATATTCTTTTTACTCAATTCAATTAAAACATCCTGCTTAGTAATTTTAGAATTTGCATGCTGCTTGCCCTCGATTTTCACAACTAAAGTTTTTCTATAAAAATCAGTTAAAGCAAAATCACTTAATAATATCGAGTTGTTTAACTTATGTTGAGAGGTTTCAATGTATGTTCCAGTATGACTGCACAAATTAAAACGATAAACAGTAGATGGTTCATTATTACGTGTACTCATAAGCACAGAAACTTCATTGTCCCAACCATCTCTATACTTCCACATTTTATTGTAAATTGGAAGTGTTGCATCTATAATTGTGCACTTACTCATTTACTGATTTTATAACTTGTTCAAGCAAATCAATCATTGCCTTACTTTCTGAATCTATTGTACAACCTGCAATATGGGGCGATACTAATAAATTTGAATTATTTCGTGCATATTCTATTACCGGATGATTCCATTTTTCTTGAATATGTTCATTGGTAATTACATCAACCGCTGCAGCTTTTAGCTTACCGGATTTCAAAGCATTTAGCATCGCTTGCTCATCCACCAGTTCACCTCGTGCGGTATTTAAAAAATAAGCGCCATCTTTCATTAACTCAAAATCTGAAGCTCCAAATGAATTACAGGTTTCATCTGTTAAATGGTAATGTAATGAAA
The DNA window shown above is from Bacteroidota bacterium and carries:
- a CDS encoding cyclase family protein gives rise to the protein MSKCTIIDATLPIYNKMWKYRDGWDNEVSVLMSTRNNEPSTVYRFNLCSHTGTYIETSQHKLNNSILLSDFALTDFYRKTLVVKIEGKQHANSKITKQDVLIELSKKNIDSKLYDSLIIACGWGVNRNNENYIKDSPYFTKDLTDWIIEQNFMLLATDTPMIDDFYDKYFPVEKMFAANEKLLVVAPLLLNLNEIETGEYLFSCLPLRIKDTSAAHCRAVLIK